CTAAAGCTGTGGCTGCTGGTGCTTTGAGGAGAAAATAGTTTATTATGGCTGAAAAAAACTGGAGTTACTGTTCCTCTGTTCACCCTCCAAgattttctcattttccttGGCCTTTACCTTGGGAGTGTTTGCATCGGCAAAGCTGATTTCTTTAAGGATCTTTTTAGCAGCTCTTAGGCCTAGTTGGACCTCTAGCTCTAGTTCCTCAACAGCAGGACCATCAgctgtcaataaataaatgataaaataacaaaattttcaATAACAATTTTTCAGTACCAATTAAAAAGCGAAATTATGATGATGTGCAGATTTGATTTCAGACACTTGCCTCGAACTATGTTAATATGCACTCCATGCTGTCCAATCATGTTATAAAGGGTGGTGTTTTTTATGAAGGTGGCATCACAGGACATAACCTCCATGCATACATTAACTCCAATTTGAGGTAAAACAGAACAAAGAGTTTTGTGAACTGGAACACTAGTCTTCGGTTCAGGTTCCTCGGCAGGTGCCATAACAGTTTCACCGGTTTCAGATGACTATGTAGTGATGAATAAAGCAAATTAGATTTATTAgaaattcatttttaacagtATAGCCAATCAACAAAAATGATCCCGCACATTATCAGTCCAtgctaaatatagaaatttattacaaaagacAGCTACGTTTCGGTCCACTGACCTTCATCAAGATGAAGGTCAGTGGACTGAAACGAAGCTgtcttttgtaataaatttctatatttagcaTGAACTTCATCAAGCTTGATGAAGGTCAGTGGACCGAAACATAGCTgtcttttgtaataaatttctatatttagcaTTTCTATATTTAGCATGACCTTCATCAAGCTTGATGAAGGTCAGTGGCCCGAAACGTAGCTgtcttttgtaataaatttctatatttagcaTGGACTGATAGTGTGCGGGATCATTTTTATTGATTGGATTCATTGTTGGAGTGTTTTTCCTACGCACCTATCAATTTCTCAGGTGTGCTGAGTTTGTGTTGATTGAGTAACAGTATAGCCAACAAATTTCTACTTATCTTACCAAATCTCCAGGTGAAATCATTGAGGTAAGTGTTTCTTCAGAATGTTTCACAACTACCGTCTCTGGTACCACTGGTGTAATTCTCTCCGCATTAGTCTCTTTGATATTTCCAGCTGCTGCCAAAGTTTCAAAACTAGTGTGGGACAAGAATCACAGTAGCCACATTAGTAATGCGACAGACCATGGTGAAAAGATTAACAATGACTCTGTTCAAAATATTCTGTACCGTGCTGTCGAAGCATGCACTGTAAGTACAACAGGAAAAGCTTCTATCTTGACATTAGTATTTGTGATGTCAAACTTTGCTTCCACTTTTAGAGGCAAAAACGTATGGATCTTTCCTTTGGCCATGGATGCAGCTTGAACAAAACCAGTATTCAGTCCAATTACAGCAAAAGTCTGTAAGGCAATGCTTGGTGAAACTTCAGCGGTTAACTTCACAACTGTCTTCATCAGATGAGCAACACTGATGCTTTCAGTTATAGGTGGTGTAATAAGAGCCTGGACTGTACATGAtgacaaataagaaaaaaaatgtttcaatatTAAAGTGCATTCTCTATTAAATATTGTGCATTTGCATAAATGCCATTCCCTATTTCCAATCAATCTTTAAATAGACTGCTGTACTTTTGAGACTCTTACCCTTCAAATTAGCAGCAGCCACTGCAGCGGTGTACAAACTAAATTCCATGGGTACACCGGCTACTGATGGCAAGATGCGACGCACTTCTGTCACCAGCAGGGGTTTGGCATACTGGAAGGCAATGCCATTCTGCATTGCTTTAAGAGCTTCCCTTGCCAGCTCAGGTATATAGCCTCCAGTAGTAAGCTTTCGATCAAATTTGATGGTTAGCTTCATTTTGAACATTCTTCTCGAAGTTTAGGAGGACAATGcaaattagtttgttttttggttCATATGAAGTGTTATTACCACAATATACCTGTGTTGCCTGTTCAAGAACGGCATTGTCAACAACTGCAAAAGCAATCTCTTGTCCAAGAACTTTCACATAGATCGATCCCAGGGGCTGCTTCTTTGGCAGGACTTTGAATGTTTTAAGCTGCAATAtgccaaataaaaaataaccaaaaatatgTAACTGCTAAGAAACACtccataaattacatttataatatgcCACACTTACAGCCTTAAGAATTTGTTTCATCCTGGGCAGCCTGTCCTCATTCAGAAAAGGAGATTTCAGAAGAGCCTCCTGAATTCCGTCAGATCTAATGCCAACCTGAAAGAAAGTACTTCAGTGAGTTCGGGTAGGAATTTAAGAATACAATTACTGAGTTCTCCATCTTTTCCTGtatattatttactcacctcaaGAACATCAGCAGCAGGTCCAGCCAAGTAAGCACGTGCTTTAGCTACAACAGCTCTGGGCAGGATGGTGGCAACATCATTGATGATGAAGGCACTACCAGCAGCTCCAACCATGAGAGGTACTAAATAGTGAAACTAATGGGTGAGTTTTCAGAAGAAACCATTTCCTGGCATTCAACACCATTGGAGATCAACAGAACTTTCTTACCTTCGTAACCATCAAAGAGAAATGCTTTGCTGTAACGAAAGCTAAGTTTGTCCAGTTTTGGGCTTAATATCTTGATGGCAACCCTACTGGCCGAGGCACTGAAAAAGACCAAGATAGATTGTCGACGTTAAAGTTTTAAGCATCTATATGTTGCAAAACCATTTTCGCATTTGTTAGCATAAACTCACATTAGAGCAAACTCATGGTGTGTGCTCCTTGTCAAGGCTTTCATGTGTGAGTACACAAGACTGGCCACCTGTAGATTTGCTTCCTTTTGTAGAGCATGTGCAAGAGTAATAACCAGACCCATGCTTGGCTTTGTCTCAAAAAGCACAATCCATGAAACCATGCGCAGCTCTGGGTGGAGATCTTTGTTTGCAAAAATCTGCAGAACTACATTCTGGACctgaaatgcaaaatgaaatGCATGTAGTAAACCAGTGTTACTTAACTCCAGTCCTTGGGACTATATACCAGAACATTTTAGATTCAAAACACATGATTCAACTCATtggtttgttgttttgttaaaCTGGGAGGTGGGTCCCAAGGACTGGAGCTAGGAAACAAAAGTTGAAGTAACTCACAATCAGTATGACAAAGCATGACTCAAAAATATCTGACTAACCAGTTTGGGTTCCTTTTTGGCAATAGTCTTCAGGGCCAAAACTGCACCCACTTGAACTCTCATGGGAAACAGAGGTATTTGGTTCCCAGATACTGGTAGaaattttgtaatgtatttaatgCTAGCAGGGTGACCAGCGTTGCCCAGTACTTTCAGAAGCAAGATGACCTCTGCAATGTCAGCCTTAGCAGTCACCTCAATAACAGTCTCATGGAAGGGCTTGGAAAAAAGAGGAAGTTGTCCACACTCCACACATAGTCAAGCAAAACAATTATTGAATGATCTTCTTTACCTTCAAAAGCTCCACTGGGCATTCAAGAGATCCACTGCAGTACCTGGCAATCATTGTTCCATAGCCAAGCATTGCAACCTTACGTAGAACAGGTGTTTCTTGAACTTTGTGACTCAAAGCCAGACCCTTTGattaaaacatttgcaaaacagGTTCAGAggatatttggcatgctaaataagTCGTTTAAGCTTTGCGTCAATCATCAAATACGCACAGAGTACATCTTAATGGTGTCCAAATTAGCAGTGACCATGTGCACGGTGGACAGAAGGACCTGAGTGAACTCAGGGATGGAAAGTTCGCCTGCCAAGAAGGTCTTCTTGATGAATTTTAATGCAGCTAAGGTGCCAACTGCAGGAACAGCATCTAAGATCCATTTCCTTAGAAGAGTAAAAAATGAATGACAATCTGCAAATAGCTGTTTCAGACTGTTAAAGTGAATATTGTGTACCTGAAATTTggtcttattttaaattgagaCCAGATTCCTTCAATAGCATCCATTGTTGCAAAACGCAAAAGCTGGATGAGCTGAATAAATTTCAGAGGAACATCCTCATGGACTTCTTCCATTTTTTTTGTAGCCAGATGATCCAGAGCATCTACTATCTTAATGAATAccagtaaaacaaaaacagttaaaacataactatattaaatgtatattaccggtaataataatatgaaatatgtcCTTACTTGAGCCTGTGGATCACTGATTCTTATGAGCTGAATTGGACTCCAAAGAGTCTCAGTGCTAAATTCATAGTGTAAAGCCCCACGGGCTAAATATTCAGCACTGATTGGAATTATGGAAGATACTGTTTTGTCCAGAAAGGTCAAAGTTTGtctaaaatattgaaaatatacttGGGTTACCacacacccaaaaatgaacacagaTATAATTAATTCCATTCGAGAGTGAATAAGCAAATGTCTTGCCTAGTTTTCATCTGGGTAGCATCACGAATCTCATATAGAGGTGTAAACTGATGAAACTCTTGGACTGTTGCTTCAGTAATCATAACACCAGTTGGAGTTGGCTTCATGGTGTAGCTGTAGGTTGCAGCTCCAGAGAGACTCTTTACCTTCTGTTGGATTATATAgtttattgaatattttagttttttaaggTCACAGACCCTCTGTAGTACCTTTACAAACCCCCAGTTGAAACCCTGGAAACAAAAGCATTAATAAGACATTTTGACCTGACCTGTTGACATTCAATGCACTTTTCAGTGTAAGTCAAGCCAACATCCTTCATTATCCTCTCAAGGCAAAGTGTAAGATCCCTAGACTTGGTGATGGTGATGAGGTCTTCATCTTCACTGATCAGATACTGAGTCTCGCAAATGCCCTGAACTCCATCCTACATTAGAATGAAGATTCAGATTTAAGATCTAGATTCATTTTATTGATAATCAAACTTCATTTCAACAAGTATCACCTCGTGAACCTCATAGATGTTCTGGGTCTTCTTGAGGTTGAGCTGAAAGATGTTCAGAATTCCCCTGTACAGGTTGATAATGGTAGTTGGGACCACAGAAGGTGCGAATACCTTTCCAACCAAACCATTGTTGTACTCAAACTTAATAGGAATCTGAAGCTGAGCAGTCAGTTCTGAGGTGAGTTTAGTTGCAACAAACATATCCGTGGGCCAGATACCACTATACTCAAACAGCTGAGGATTCGAAAGCTGAAACAAATAGGCCAACTTTGAATAATTATGTGCTTCTTTTCAATTTCAATAGCTCGGGTCAGTAACAGAGCAAAGCTCCATGTTGGCATTAAACTCTTCTGGTACCTTAAGAAGGAATGTATTTTCAGTTACAGCACTGATGGAAACCTTGCTGTTGATCTTAATGCCAGCTCTGGCCAGACCTTCCTGGTGAAGACCACTGAAGAGCAAAGCCTCATATTTGTACACATAAGTCTGAGTGCCTGCCAACTCAGGGACTAAAAGTGCATAATAGCGTTTTAGATAAGTCACATAGTAAAATCttattttgtcattgttaaaCACACTAGTAAAATAGAATAAACCACATTGCTTACCAAGTTTCACATGTTGACTTGCTGAAATATCAGAGATTGTTTAATagtcatttaatataaaattctgCAGTGTCTATTTTGTCAAATTATGACATGCAAATGGTgacatttaaaacagcattgCAGGTTACTTACCCACAAGGGCTATAGTCAAGGCCACGACAACAGTTCTCATGGTCAGCGATTGTGTGTTTTAAAGTCAAGCTTTTGCTGGCCAAATACTGATCTCAAAATGTATGATTAACCAGTTGTTTAGCAGAACCAACCGGTTGTGTTCCTACTCCTGCCAGCTCATTGGTATAACATGACAATCCAGGGTAACCTGGACCTTAGTGCTAATACTaactactaaaaaaaaacaatcagatcttattaaatattcattttaatttagttaaaaaaatttTGCAACAATGACCAGCTGACTGACATTACCCTGCCTGCTGGTTGTTTacttaccaaaaaataaatgaataaatatcaaatattgatttgtgctgtaattattttattatacaattagaAAGAGTGACACATGAGAAAACCACAGTGTAGGAAATCGGCTGCCAAGGGCAATGGTCAATTTAAACTATTTTGATATACCAAATGCAATAACATGATTAGCTCACCAGAGGCAACAGTGTGTTATTTGAACCTTACAGAGGCATAGTGCACACACTCTGTTTCTGTGGTGTCTGTTGGATATTCATCTGTGGGGATTGAAGAtgagtgttttgttttaaaactaaTGCTGGAATAATGAATGTCTTGATTGTCGGCATCTGCTTTCTGCGTGAAGTCAGAGGGTGTTGTGTGCACCGAGTCATACTGATGGGGGAGAGACAGTGAGAGAAAAGTCagcatttttaaataagtgtatgtaaaattaaatttattgtCAGCCATCTTTACCTGAACCTCCTCCTCCCCCTTTTCCATCCTGTGGGTTTTAAACAAGGTACACCTTCTCCTCCTTAAAGAAACACagctatttaaataaagtatatagTATAATATGTGGTCCGAGTCCACTATTTTAGATTTtctaaatgtaatacatttttgtgttgcattttatattatcagattatatttatcaaattatatttaaaaatgtcatttcattTGTAACATAAATAGTGCAAAATCTTAAATAGTTCTTTGTTTTATcgcatattttactgtttttattattttttaatcccaAAACCTAAGATACAATTTACTGACCTATACCACAGGACTCCTATGAGTGCAAgagtcaaaaacacacacagtatgACTGCAGTGTTTCGTAGCGCTGTGTTCTCCTTACGGTCTGTACAACAGAAATTAATAATATCTGAAATCAAGATCAGTTGGACTCACCAACAGACTGCAACAATCATTTTGCATTAAACCACATGTATCATGAGAGATGTGTTACCTCTTGCAGCACAGGAATACTGTTGAAGCTCTTCATTGCTGACTGAGTCCAGGTACAGCTTGTTGGTTTTAGTGAATCCATCTGTTACCTGTCGTCCGTTCTTGTACCAGATGTAAGTATGTTTATCGTTCAGAGTGCATTTAGTTGAACAGATTAATATGACCTTTTCTCCTCCTAAAACAGTGTCTGGGTTACTTGTCACCTGCGTATCTGAAAAACAGAACTGAAGTACTTCAAACTGAGCCTAGCATTAAATtgactgacacagaaaacaaaaactcattcatCATGATCAGTTACCTGTAACAGTAAGAATGACTCCTGGTGATCCAGAGTATTTGCCGTTCAAGTCAGTGATGAACCTGAATCGATATTCTCCAGAGTCACTGATCTTAAGATCTTTGATTCTCAGTTTGTTCCCCACATACTCCACACGACCAGCAAACTGATGCTCCTCACGCAGATCCTTGAAGTCTCCAGGCTGAACGTAATACCAGAatgttttatatacagtataaccaGAGGGATGTGAGTATGTGCTGGAAATGTCTACTGTTGAGCCCACCGAAGCACAGACTCTTCTAGAGGTGTAAGTCACATCCCAGCAGCCCCTCTGAGAAACACCTGAAAGAGACACTGATTTACATGCAAAACTCACACTTACTTGAAATGCATctgtttaaatatatgtatgaaCAAACAGCATCACACTGTGTGTATTATATGAAACTCACAAACAGAAGAGGAGGGATGTGCATGATGTGAATAAAGAGAACAGGAAAAGCTGCCGGCATCTCTGCTGACTGACACGGACATGTCTGGGGACTGTGTATATATCAAATGCTTTCTATCCTTCATCCAGTCATACCAGACTCGAGAGGTGAAATCACAGGAAGCATCACAGCTCAGTTTAACTGTCTGATCTGTCAGGTCTATAGATGCAGGATCCATCCTCACCTGCAGGActgaattaaagtaaaaattatgaaatcttcaTCACAAGTCAAATGAAAACAGCTGAACTGACCAGAACCTAAACTCAGTTTCACCTGTGACTGTTAGACTGAC
The sequence above is a segment of the Onychostoma macrolepis isolate SWU-2019 chromosome 22, ASM1243209v1, whole genome shotgun sequence genome. Coding sequences within it:
- the vtg8 gene encoding LOW QUALITY PROTEIN: vitellogenin (The sequence of the model RefSeq protein was modified relative to this genomic sequence to represent the inferred CDS: inserted 4 bases in 2 codons; deleted 1 base in 1 codon; substituted 2 bases at 2 genomic stop codons), whose amino-acid sequence is MRTVVVALTIALVASQHVKLGKQCGLFYFTSVFNNDKIRFYYVTYLKRYYALLVPELAGTQTYVYKYEALLFSGLHQEGLARAGIKINSKVSISAVTENTFLLKLSNPQLFEYSGIWPTDMFVATKLTSELTAQLQIPIKFEYNNGLVGKVFAPSVVPTTIINLYRGILNIFQLNLKKTQNIYEVHEDGVQGICETQYLISEDEDLITITKSRDLTLCLERIMKDVGLTYTEKCIECQQKVKSLSGAATYSYTMKPTPTGVMITEATVQEFHQFTPLYEIRDATQMKTRQTLTFLDKTVSSIIPISAEYLARGALHYEFSTETLWSPIQLIRISDPQAQIVDALDHLATKKMEEVHEDVPLKFIQLIQLLRFATMDAIEGIWSQFKIRPNFRKWILDAVPAVGTLAALKFIKKTFLAGELSIPEFTQVLLSTVHMVTANLDTIKMYSGLALSHKVQETPVLRKVAMLGYGTMIARYCSGSLECPVELLKPFHETVIEVTAKADIAEVILLLKVLGNAGHPASIKYITKFLPVSGNQIPLFPMRVQVGAVLALKTIAKKEPKLVQNVVLQIFANKDLHPELRMVSWIVLFETKPSMGLVITLAHALQKEANLQVASLVYSHMKALTRSTHHEFALIASASRVAIKILSPKLDKLSFRYSKAFLFDGYEVPLMVGAAGSAFIINDVATILPRAVVAKARAYLAGPAADVLEVGIRSDGIQEALLKSPFLNEDRLPRMKQILKALKTFKVLPKKQPLGSIYVKVLGQEIAFAVVDNAVLEQATQLTTGGYIPELAREALKAMQNGIAFQYAKPLLVTEVRRILPSVAGVPMEFSLYTAAVAAANLKVQALITPPITESISVAHLMKTVVKLTAEVSPSIALQTFAVIGLNTGFVQAASMAKGKIHTFLPLKVEAKFDITNTNVKIEAFPVVLTVHASTARFETLAAAGNIKETNAERITPVVPETVVVKHSEETLTSMISPGDLSSETGETVMAPAEEPEPKTSVPVHKTLCSVLPQIGVNVCMEVMSCDATFIKNTTLYNMIGQHGVHINIVRADGPAVEELELEVQLGLRAAKKILKEISFADANTPKVKAKENEKILEGEQRNSNSSFFSHNKLFSPQSTSSHSFSSSSSVYSSNSQLSKELSSGQSSESFKPVQVXCNSLGTSVVPSVVSIIARVXLLGYQLTAYLDRPTSRVQIIVVSIAVKDNWKMCADGVMLSKHNVGARIAWGAECQQYAITINAETGHQGPSPMSYLKVKCEKLPPIITTYAKSVADYIPGVAQMTGLAISNEKNIERQIELIILVPTERTLDIIIKTPTMTLSMSNVVLPIALPFEAIQTYPEKDVTNIIRNLYIEASSAKCSKIRNTLTTFNHKKYNYEIPLSCFQVLVQDCTSEHKFIVLMKKDDDFEHEDLNIKVADIDVDXYQQKSAMKVTMNGIEMPTNNISYQHPTGTIRIEQKGQGIALYAPGHGLQEVYYANDQWMVYVVDWMKGQTCGLCGKADGEIRQEYRTPSGYLTKSSASFAHSXVLPAEICRDASQCYMRFETVKLEKQRSDRQASKCYSVEPVLRCLPGCLPNRTSHITVGYYCLPSNLRLNPSANMSSNYEKTEDLRETAEAHMAYHCTECV
- the LOC131530895 gene encoding sialoadhesin-like isoform X2, with the protein product MNSRLSPLILLLLIPGPVTLDQLSVSCSQKSICALKETEVTLQCSYDYNSNIKTVFWFSEKQSTNWRKNNEPEDLTLDSDYSGRVKHQISSSSSTLTISDVRERDSGEYQLMFIMKDGVKLLSSAAVSLTVTVLQVRMDPASIDLTDQTVKLSCDASCDFTSRVWYDWMKDRKHLIYTQSPDMSVSVSRDAGSFSCSLYSHHAHPSSSVCVSQRGCWDVTYTSRRVCASVGSTVDISSTYSHPSGYTVYKTFWYYVQPGDFKDLREEHQFAGRVEYVGNKLRIKDLKISDSGEYRFRFITDLNGKYSGSPGVILTVTDTQVTSNPDTVLGGEKVILICSTKCTLNDKHTYIWYKNGRQVTDGFTKTNKLYLDSVSNEELQQYSCAARDRKENTALRNTAVILCVFLTLALIGVLWYRRRRCTLFKTHRMEKGEEEVQYDSVHTTPSDFTQKADADNQDIHYSSISFKTKHSSSIPTDEYPTDTTETECVHYASVRFK
- the LOC131530895 gene encoding uncharacterized protein LOC131530895 isoform X4; the encoded protein is MNSRLSPLILLLLIPGPVTLDQLSVSCSQKSICALKETEVTLQCSYDYNSNIKTVFWFSEKQSTNWRKNNEPEDLTLDSDYSGRVKHQISSSSSTLTISDVRERDSGEYQLMFIMKDGVKLLSSAAVSLTVTVLQVRMDPASIDLTDQTVKLSCDASCDFTSRVWYDWMKDRKHLIYTQSPDMSVSVSRDAGSFSCSLYSHHAHPSSSVCVSQRGCWDVTYTSRRVCASPGDFKDLREEHQFAGRVEYVGNKLRIKDLKISDSGEYRFRFITDLNGKYSGSPGVILTVTDTQVTSNPDTVLGGEKVILICSTKCTLNDKHTYIWYKNGRQVTDGFTKTNKLYLDSVSNEELQQYSCAARDRKENTALRNTAVILCVFLTLALIGVLWYRRRRCTLFKTHRMEKGEEEVQYDSVHTTPSDFTQKADADNQDIHYSSISFKTKHSSSIPTDEYPTDTTETECVHYASVRFK
- the LOC131530895 gene encoding basement membrane-specific heparan sulfate proteoglycan core protein-like isoform X1; translated protein: MNSRLSPLILLLLIPGPVTLDQLSVSCSQKSICALKETEVTLQCSYDYNSNIKTVFWFSEKQSTNWRKNNEPEDLTLDSDYSGRVKHQISSSSSTLTISDVRERDSGEYQLMFIMKDGVKLLSSAAVSLTVTVLQVRMDPASIDLTDQTVKLSCDASCDFTSRVWYDWMKDRKHLIYTQSPDMSVSVSRDAGSFSCSLYSHHAHPSSSVLSLSGVSQRGCWDVTYTSRRVCASVGSTVDISSTYSHPSGYTVYKTFWYYVQPGDFKDLREEHQFAGRVEYVGNKLRIKDLKISDSGEYRFRFITDLNGKYSGSPGVILTVTDTQVTSNPDTVLGGEKVILICSTKCTLNDKHTYIWYKNGRQVTDGFTKTNKLYLDSVSNEELQQYSCAARDRKENTALRNTAVILCVFLTLALIGVLWYRRRRCTLFKTHRMEKGEEEVQYDSVHTTPSDFTQKADADNQDIHYSSISFKTKHSSSIPTDEYPTDTTETECVHYASVRFK
- the LOC131530895 gene encoding sialoadhesin-like isoform X3 — translated: MNSRLSPLILLLLIPGPVTLDQLSVSCSQKSICALKETEVTLQCSYDYNSNIKTVFWFSEKQSTNWRKNNEPEDLTLDSDYSGRVKHQISSSSSTLTISDVRERDSGEYQLMFIMKDGVKLLSSAAVSLTVTVLQVRMDPASIDLTDQTVKLSCDASCDFTSRVWYDWMKDRKHLIYTQSPDMSVSVSRDAGSFSCSLYSHHAHPSSSVLSLSGVSQRGCWDVTYTSRRVCASPGDFKDLREEHQFAGRVEYVGNKLRIKDLKISDSGEYRFRFITDLNGKYSGSPGVILTVTDTQVTSNPDTVLGGEKVILICSTKCTLNDKHTYIWYKNGRQVTDGFTKTNKLYLDSVSNEELQQYSCAARDRKENTALRNTAVILCVFLTLALIGVLWYRRRRCTLFKTHRMEKGEEEVQYDSVHTTPSDFTQKADADNQDIHYSSISFKTKHSSSIPTDEYPTDTTETECVHYASVRFK